A genomic region of Populus nigra chromosome 11, ddPopNigr1.1, whole genome shotgun sequence contains the following coding sequences:
- the LOC133668100 gene encoding bidirectional sugar transporter SWEET9, whose protein sequence is MGFLSNDHLTFLFGLLGNIVAAGMFLAPAPTFYTIFKRKSSEGFQSIPYSVALMSASLLLYYGLLKTNAYLLISINSIGCTFEVTYLIIYLIYAPKQEKMHTIKLLLIFNMGSFGVVLLLTMLLMKGKPRLSVVGWICAVFSVAVCAAPLSIMRRVVRTKSVEYLPFTLSASITLNAVMWFFYGLLQHDYYIALPNVLGFLFGIAQMILYMVYKNAKRNVEEKSEQLAGNKEVVQMTNETESCTVDDPRMETKICICDL, encoded by the exons ATGGGGTTCTTGTCAAACGATCATCTGACTTTCTTATTTGGTCTGCTTG GAAATATTGTGGCAGCGGGGATGTTCTTGGCGCCAGC GCCAACTTTCTACACAATTTTTAAGAGGAAATCGTCTGAAGGTTTTCAATCAATACCATATTCAGTTGCCCTCATGAGTGCCTCATTGCTTTTATATTATGGTCTTCTCAAGACAAATGCTTATTTGCTTATTAGCATAAACAGCATTGGATGTACTTTTGAGGTTACTTACCTGATAATCTACCTAATATATGCACCGAAACAGGAAAAG ATGCATACGATTAAGCTGTTACTCATTTTCAACATGGGGAGTTTTGGCGTGGTGTTGTTACTCACCATGTTACTAATGAAGGGCAAACCTCGACTTTCTGTCGTTGGGTGGATTTGTGCCGTTTTCAGCGTTGCTGTATGTGCTGCTCCATTAAGCATCATG AGACGGGTAGTAAGAACTAAAAGTGTAGAATACTTGCCATTCACATTGTCTGCTTCCATTACTCTCAATGCTGTAATGTGGTTCTTCTATGGGCTTCTGCAACACGATTACTACATTGCA CTACCAAATGTGCTAGGGTTTTTGTTTGGAATTGCTCAGATGATCTTGTACATGGTATACAAGAATGCGAAGAGGAACGTTGAAGAAAAATCAGAACAGCTTGCAGGGAATAAGGAGGTGGTGCAAATGACAAACGAGACTGAGAGTTGTACCGTAGACGATCCACGCATGGAAACTAAGATATGCATTTGTGATCTCTAA
- the LOC133668038 gene encoding uncharacterized protein LOC133668038 produces the protein MKPNLLTADSFLIFNSITLLSRNSIPFPRNSIPHPNHFLSIVSPHPNSSKHSRLLPICSSSNPARKQSSPANEESLNSNVEVLGGDELERNLNVQVANPVVPAYIQSWTKLSLSDQAFFLLSFIAFTTSIAFTCLVAAAVPTLFAVGRAATSLSKLADTAREELPSTMAAIRLSGMEISDLTLELSDLSQEITDGVNKSAQAVQAAEAGIRQIGTLAHQHTISMIQERASLPIISLQPVVAGAAKKTSRAVGQATKTIMNIISRGEFNTEEKEDRSRIDRVEI, from the exons ATGAAACCCAATCTGCTGACTGCTGATTCCTTTCTTATTTTCAATTCCATAACTCTGCTATCAAGGAATTCTATTCCATTTCCCAGGAATTCAATTCCACACCCCAATCACTTTCTCTCCATAGTCTCCCCACACCCCAATTCCTCCAAACACTCTCGTTTACTCCCAATCTGCTCTTCTTCAAACCCCGCTAGAAAGCAATCAAGTCCCGCCAACGAAGAGTCATTGAATTCCAATGTTGAAGTTCTTGGTGGAGATGAATTGGAGAGGAATTTGAATGTCCAAGTTGCGAATCCTGTTGTTCCTGCTTATATTCAGTCATGGACCAAGCTTAGTTTGAGCGATCAAGCTTTCTTTCTCTTATCTTTTATTGCTTTCACG ACTTCTATAGCATTTACATGCCTTGTTGCTGCTGCCGTTCCAACACTGTTT GCAGTGGGGAGAGCGGCAACATCTCTTTCAAAGCTAGCAGATACTGCTCGTGAGGAACTGCCCAGTACAATGGCTGCGATTAGGCTTTCAGGCATGGAAATAAGTGATCTTACATTGGAATTAAGTGATTTGAG CCAAGAGATAACTGATGGGGTCAATAAATCAGCACAAGCAGTTCAAGCAGCAGAAGCTGGAATTCGACAGATTGGGACACTTGCTCACCAGCATACTATTT CCATGATTCAAGAGAGGGCTAGCTTGCCAATCATTTCCCTGCAGCCCGTTGTTGCTGGTGCTGCAAAGAAGACTTCCCGTGCTGTTGGCCAAGCCACCAAGACCATCATGAATATTATTTCACGAGGAGAGTTCAATACGGAGGAGAAAGAAGATAGAAGTAGAATTGATAGGGTGGAAATATGA
- the LOC133668206 gene encoding uncharacterized protein LOC133668206, whose translation MAYIPPHKRYSKDVRRASPIPETLHPQFKRNMNLRASTSHLDKSGKIVYADRCISKWFAVGLDDDDNFPPHIHLEPISLEYVERKSGEKPLVLVNSVVTEEDSKLERNCSRSPWEIIAEEVQQELLSSFEILRNEMDGQGSERVKPTLVARLGKFLFHGSRSMALESVDKIQVEEAILRQLRRSLYTNIPSSYMENIIDGVVPVIGVDFEEEKDVYHVKLSDNTRPDATISCKCSVLENKKLLLYKVELNPVRQMVIDVSCLDKNLDLRLMLSTKRILTTLTDDEMNSIRDLINSAVLDSDMKGGLRWPRWKASSGGRYSVTGAWHTVTKAYKSSSFRLKVRDADRFDFRSGAGEAAREIYLKLKRIVSEIQEPGAESDSISKMLEDSLRLIWDKFLCCERFLT comes from the exons ATGGCTTACATTCCTCCACACAAGCGGTATTCCAAGGATGTGAGAAGGGCATCCCCAATTCCAGAGACACTGCATCCTCAgtttaaaagaaatatgaatTTGAGAGCATCCACTTCTCATTTAGATAAGAGTGGAAAGATCGTTTACGCAGACCGTTGCATATCTAAATGGTTTGCTGTTGGTTTGGACGATGATGACAACTTTCCTCCTCACATCCATCTCGAGCCGATTTCCTTGGAATATGTTGAGCGTAAAAGTGGAGAAAAGCCTCTGGTCTTGGTGAATAGCGTTGTAACTGAAG AGGATAGCAAATTGGAAAGGAATTGCTCCAGAAGTCCATGGGAGATTATAGCTGAAGAAGTACAGCAAGAACTACTCTCTTCTTTCGAAATCTTGAGGAATGAAATGGATGGTCAGGGTTCTGAAAGAGTAAAGCCAACATTGGTTGCTCGATTGGgaaaatttctttttcatgg GAGCCGTTCAATGGCACTAGAAAGTGTCGATAAAATTCAGGTTGAAGAAGCCATTTTGAGACAACTCAGAAGATCATTGTACACAAATATTCCTTCTTCATACATGGAGAATATTATAGATGGAGTGGTCCCAGTGATTGGAGTTGATTTTGAAGAGGAGAAAGATGTTTATCATGTAAAG TTGTCTGATAATACACGGCCAGATGCCACTATTTCATGCAAATGCAGTGTgctggaaaacaaaaaacttctCCTCTACAAG GTTGAACTAAACCCAGTGCGCCAGATGGTCATAGATGTATCATGTCTTGATAAGAATCTGGACCTCAGGCTAATGCTTAGCACCAAGAGGATCTTAACAACTCTAACT GATGACGAGATGAATAGCATTAGAGATCTGATCAATTCTGCAGTTCTAGATTCAGATATGAAGGGTGGATTAAGATGGCCCCGATGGAAGGCGTCTTCTGGTGGTAGATATAGTGTCACTGGGGCTTGGCACACAGTAACCAAAGCCTATAAAAGTTCATCGTTTAGGCTTAAAGTAAGAGATGCCGATCGTTTTGATTTTAGGAGTGGAGCTGGGGAAGCTGCAAGAGAGATTTATCTGAAGTTGAAAAGAATTGTTTCAGAAATACAG GAACCGGGAGCTGAAAGTGATTCGATCTCCAAAATGCTCGAGGACAGCTTAAGACTGATATGGGACAAGTTCTTATGCTGCGAACGGTTTCTAACATGA
- the LOC133668043 gene encoding uncharacterized protein LOC133668043 isoform X2 produces MAYIPPHKRHSKDVRRASPIPETLQPQFQRNMNLRASTSRKDKSGKIVYADHAISKWFAVGLDDDGQFPPYIHLEPISLEYVERKIGEKPLVLVNSIVTEEDSKLVRNCSKSPWEIIAENVQQELLSSFEILRNEMDDQGSEKVKPTLVARLGKIIFHGSHSMGLESVNKIQVEEAILRQLRRSLHTDIPPSYMENIIDGVVPEIGVDFEEEKDIYTVKLSDNTRPDATVLCRCIVLENKKLHLYKDEEMNSLRDLINSAVLDSDMKGGLRWPLGEEASSCGRYSVIGVWHTVTKAYKSSSFRLKARDADGYNFKTGTGETLREIYLKLNRIVSEIQEPGAEGDSISKMLEDSLRLIWDKFLCCERFPT; encoded by the exons ATGGCTTACATTCCTCCACACAAGCGGCATTCCAAGGATGTGAGAAGGGCATCCCCGATTCCAGAGACGCtgcaacctcaatttcaaagaaATATGAATTTGAGAGCATCCACTTCTCGTAAAGATAAGAGTGGAAAGATTGTTTATGCAGACCATGCCATATCTAAATGGTTTGCTGTTGGCTTGGATGATGATGGCCAGTTTCCTCCTTACATTCATCTCGAGCCGATTTCCTTGGAATATGTTGAGCGTAAAATTGGAGAAAAGCCTCTTGTCTTGGTGAATAGCATTGTAACTGAAG AGGATAGCAAACTGGTAAGGAATTGCTCCAAAAGTCCATGGGAAATTATAGCGGAAAATGTACAGCAAGAACTACTCTCTTCTTTCGAAATCTTGAGGAATGAAATGGATGATCAGGGTTCTGAAAAAGTAAAGCCAACATTGGTTGCTCGATtgggaaaaattatttttcatgg GAGCCATTCCATGGGACTAGAAAGTGTCAATAAAATTCAGGTTGAAGAAGCCATTTTGAGACAACTCAGAAGATCATTGCATACAGATATTCCTCCTTCATATATGGAAAATATTATAGATGGAGTGGTCCCAGAGATTGGAGTTGATTTTGAAGAGGAGAAAgatatttacactgtaaag TTGTCTGATAATACACGGCCAGATGCAACTGTTTTATGCAGGTGTATTGTgctggaaaataaaaaacttcaccTCTACAAG GATGAGGAGATGAATAGCCTTAGAGATCTGATCAATTCTGCAGTTCTAGATTCAGATATGAAGGGTGGATTAAGATGGCCTCTGGGGGAGGAGGCATCTTCTTGTGGTAGATACAGTGTCATTGGGGTTTGGCACACAGTAACCAAAGCCTATAAAAGTTCATCATTTAGGCTGAAAGCAAGAGATGCCGATGGATACAATTTTAAGACTGGAACCGGGGAAACTCTTAGAGAGATTTATCTGAAGTTGAACAGAATTGTTTCAGAAATACAG GAACCGGGAGCTGAAGGTGATTCAATCTCCAAAATGCTCGAGGACAGCTTAAGACTGATATGGGACAAGTTCTTATGCTGCGAACGGTTTCCAACATGA
- the LOC133668043 gene encoding uncharacterized protein LOC133668043 isoform X1, with protein MAYIPPHKRHSKDVRRASPIPETLQPQFQRNMNLRASTSRKDKSGKIVYADHAISKWFAVGLDDDGQFPPYIHLEPISLEYVERKIGEKPLVLVNSIVTEEDSKLVRNCSKSPWEIIAENVQQELLSSFEILRNEMDDQGSEKVKPTLVARLGKIIFHGSHSMGLESVNKIQVEEAILRQLRRSLHTDIPPSYMENIIDGVVPEIGVDFEEEKDIYTVKLSDNTRPDATVLCRCIVLENKKLHLYKVALNQVRQMVIDVSCLDKNLDIRLMLCTSRILTSLTDEEMNSLRDLINSAVLDSDMKGGLRWPLGEEASSCGRYSVIGVWHTVTKAYKSSSFRLKARDADGYNFKTGTGETLREIYLKLNRIVSEIQEPGAEGDSISKMLEDSLRLIWDKFLCCERFPT; from the exons ATGGCTTACATTCCTCCACACAAGCGGCATTCCAAGGATGTGAGAAGGGCATCCCCGATTCCAGAGACGCtgcaacctcaatttcaaagaaATATGAATTTGAGAGCATCCACTTCTCGTAAAGATAAGAGTGGAAAGATTGTTTATGCAGACCATGCCATATCTAAATGGTTTGCTGTTGGCTTGGATGATGATGGCCAGTTTCCTCCTTACATTCATCTCGAGCCGATTTCCTTGGAATATGTTGAGCGTAAAATTGGAGAAAAGCCTCTTGTCTTGGTGAATAGCATTGTAACTGAAG AGGATAGCAAACTGGTAAGGAATTGCTCCAAAAGTCCATGGGAAATTATAGCGGAAAATGTACAGCAAGAACTACTCTCTTCTTTCGAAATCTTGAGGAATGAAATGGATGATCAGGGTTCTGAAAAAGTAAAGCCAACATTGGTTGCTCGATtgggaaaaattatttttcatgg GAGCCATTCCATGGGACTAGAAAGTGTCAATAAAATTCAGGTTGAAGAAGCCATTTTGAGACAACTCAGAAGATCATTGCATACAGATATTCCTCCTTCATATATGGAAAATATTATAGATGGAGTGGTCCCAGAGATTGGAGTTGATTTTGAAGAGGAGAAAgatatttacactgtaaag TTGTCTGATAATACACGGCCAGATGCAACTGTTTTATGCAGGTGTATTGTgctggaaaataaaaaacttcaccTCTACAAG GTTGCGCTAAACCAAGTGCGCCAGATGGTCATAGATGTATCATGTCTTGATAAGAATCTGGACATCAGGCTAATGCTTTGCACCAGCAGGATCTTAACATCTCTAACT GATGAGGAGATGAATAGCCTTAGAGATCTGATCAATTCTGCAGTTCTAGATTCAGATATGAAGGGTGGATTAAGATGGCCTCTGGGGGAGGAGGCATCTTCTTGTGGTAGATACAGTGTCATTGGGGTTTGGCACACAGTAACCAAAGCCTATAAAAGTTCATCATTTAGGCTGAAAGCAAGAGATGCCGATGGATACAATTTTAAGACTGGAACCGGGGAAACTCTTAGAGAGATTTATCTGAAGTTGAACAGAATTGTTTCAGAAATACAG GAACCGGGAGCTGAAGGTGATTCAATCTCCAAAATGCTCGAGGACAGCTTAAGACTGATATGGGACAAGTTCTTATGCTGCGAACGGTTTCCAACATGA
- the LOC133668043 gene encoding uncharacterized protein LOC133668043 isoform X3 has product MLQQYNTSRTELLVHDQQQLFTARLHTFPVNLMAYIPPHKRHSKDVRRASPIPETLQPQFQRNMNLRASTSRKDKSGKIVYADHAISKWFAVGLDDDGQFPPYIHLEPISLEYVERKIGEKPLVLVNSIVTEEDSKLVRNCSKSPWEIIAENVQQELLSSFEILRNEMDDQGSEKVKPTLVARLGKIIFHGSHSMGLESVNKIQVEEAILRQLRRSLHTDIPPSYMENIIDGVVPEIGVDFEEEKDIYTVKLSDNTRPDATVLCRCIVLENKKLHLYKVALNQVRQMVIDVSCLDKNLDIRLMLCTSRILTSLTDEEMNSLRDLINSAVLDSDMKGGLRWPLGEEASSCGRYSVIGVWHTVTKAYKSSSFRLKARDADGYNFKTGTGETLREIYLKLNRIVSEIQEPGAEGDSISKMLEDSLRLIWDKFLCCERFPT; this is encoded by the exons ATGTTGCAACAATATAATACCTCCAGAACAGAGCTACTGGTGCACGATCAACAACAGTTGTTTA CAGCCAGGCTACATACGTTTCCAGTAAATTTGATGGCTTACATTCCTCCACACAAGCGGCATTCCAAGGATGTGAGAAGGGCATCCCCGATTCCAGAGACGCtgcaacctcaatttcaaagaaATATGAATTTGAGAGCATCCACTTCTCGTAAAGATAAGAGTGGAAAGATTGTTTATGCAGACCATGCCATATCTAAATGGTTTGCTGTTGGCTTGGATGATGATGGCCAGTTTCCTCCTTACATTCATCTCGAGCCGATTTCCTTGGAATATGTTGAGCGTAAAATTGGAGAAAAGCCTCTTGTCTTGGTGAATAGCATTGTAACTGAAG AGGATAGCAAACTGGTAAGGAATTGCTCCAAAAGTCCATGGGAAATTATAGCGGAAAATGTACAGCAAGAACTACTCTCTTCTTTCGAAATCTTGAGGAATGAAATGGATGATCAGGGTTCTGAAAAAGTAAAGCCAACATTGGTTGCTCGATtgggaaaaattatttttcatgg GAGCCATTCCATGGGACTAGAAAGTGTCAATAAAATTCAGGTTGAAGAAGCCATTTTGAGACAACTCAGAAGATCATTGCATACAGATATTCCTCCTTCATATATGGAAAATATTATAGATGGAGTGGTCCCAGAGATTGGAGTTGATTTTGAAGAGGAGAAAgatatttacactgtaaag TTGTCTGATAATACACGGCCAGATGCAACTGTTTTATGCAGGTGTATTGTgctggaaaataaaaaacttcaccTCTACAAG GTTGCGCTAAACCAAGTGCGCCAGATGGTCATAGATGTATCATGTCTTGATAAGAATCTGGACATCAGGCTAATGCTTTGCACCAGCAGGATCTTAACATCTCTAACT GATGAGGAGATGAATAGCCTTAGAGATCTGATCAATTCTGCAGTTCTAGATTCAGATATGAAGGGTGGATTAAGATGGCCTCTGGGGGAGGAGGCATCTTCTTGTGGTAGATACAGTGTCATTGGGGTTTGGCACACAGTAACCAAAGCCTATAAAAGTTCATCATTTAGGCTGAAAGCAAGAGATGCCGATGGATACAATTTTAAGACTGGAACCGGGGAAACTCTTAGAGAGATTTATCTGAAGTTGAACAGAATTGTTTCAGAAATACAG GAACCGGGAGCTGAAGGTGATTCAATCTCCAAAATGCTCGAGGACAGCTTAAGACTGATATGGGACAAGTTCTTATGCTGCGAACGGTTTCCAACATGA